One region of Glycine max cultivar Williams 82 chromosome 9, Glycine_max_v4.0, whole genome shotgun sequence genomic DNA includes:
- the LOC100795247 gene encoding Flowering-promoting factor 1-like protein 3-like, translated as MSGVWVFKNGVVRLVENHGSDRKVLVHTASNEIITSYAVLEHKLSSLGWERYYDDPDLLQFHKRSTVHLISLPRDFNKFRSMHMYDIVVKNKNYFEVRDI; from the coding sequence ATGTCTGGGGTTTGGGTTTTCAAGAACGGTGTGGTGAGGCTAGTGGAGAACCATGGCTCAGATCGCAAGGTGTTGGTTCACACTGCAAGCAACGAAATCATCACTTCCTATGCAGTTTTGGAGCACAAGCTTAGCTCACTGGGGTGGGAGCGTTACTATGATGACCCTGATCTTCTACAATTCCACAAACGCTCCACCGTGCATCTAATTTCTCTTCCAAGGGATTTCAACAAGTTCAGGTCCATGCACATGTATGACATAGTCGTCAAGAACAAGAACTACTTCGAAGTTAGGGACATTTAA